The Malus sylvestris chromosome 12, drMalSylv7.2, whole genome shotgun sequence genome contains a region encoding:
- the LOC126593266 gene encoding mitochondrial import inner membrane translocase subunit TIM14-1-like, producing the protein MVTPLVGGIAVAAAAYAGRYSIQAWQAFKARPPTARLRKFYEGGFQSTMTKREAALILGVRETTPKDKIREAHRRVMVANHPDAGGSHYLASKINEAKEMMLGRTKGTGSAF; encoded by the exons ATG GTCACGCCGTTGGTAGGAGGAATTGCTGTAGCTGCTGCTGCATATGCTGGTAGGTATAGCATTCAGGCTTGGCAAGCGTTCAAAGCAAGACCACCTACAGCTAGACTGcggaaattctatgagggtggTTTTCAATCTACCATGACCAAAAGGGAAGCTGCTCTCATACTCGGAGTGAG GGAGACTACTCCTAAAGACAAAATCCGGGAAGCACATCGGAGGGTGATGGTTGCTAACCATCCGGATGCAGGGGGTAGTCATTACCTTGCATCCAAAATTAACGAAGCTAAAGAAATGATGCTTGGAAGAACCAAGGGCACCGGCTCTGCATTTTGA
- the LOC126592210 gene encoding aspartic proteinase nepenthesin-1-like, whose translation MTTTSILFPIMITFIFLFTITASQPITFPIFTIHTTTVSSNDTAVAVTPTLSAYYFVEAQIGLPRHIFSQGILGNDTFSLVSPASTPSPPPSLKINHFIFGLGNQNLVRFGARSLVVGQIGLGKGHPSSTLSQLNISRFSYCLPPSNSNHQNTTATLEFGPKAGLTTAYYYNTPIIEGPPDHPFDYYLNLTEIAVNNASVYTPSKQREGGEPGFVIDVGATVTLLYKEAYIRVKDAVMEYLSSNFGLYPVYPSRPVSKPPTYELCYYNQDLESITTLAYPNISFHFEGGAVLQLPESQAFHNFVDELQTCLVMIPKTGTEPSRLGASQQRGWRFTYDLLQSELSSAPIGC comes from the exons ATGACGACGACCTCCATTCTGTTCCCAATCATGATCACCTTCATCTTCCTTTTCACCATCACTGCCTCCCAACCCATTACTTTCCCCATCTTTACCATCCACACTACCACTGTGTCCTCCAATGACACTGCCGTTGCAGTTACGCCGACACTCTCGGCCTATTACTTTGTGGAGGCCCAAATTGGGCTTCCACG CCACATCTTCAGCCAAGGGATCTTGGGGAATGACACCTTCTCATTGGTGTCGCCTGCATCCACACCCAGTCCACCGCCGTCCTTGAAGATAAACCACTTTATCTTCGGGCTGGGTAATCAAAACCTCGTCCGTTTCGGCGCACGCAGTCTCGTAGTCGGACAGATTGGCCTCGGAAAGGGCCACCCCTCTTCCACCCTCTCACAGCTCAACATCAGTCGCTTTTCCTACTGCCTTCCGCCCTCCAATTCCAACCACCAAAACACGACTGCAACCCTCGAGTTCGGCCCCAAAGCCGGACTAACTACTGCTTACTACTACAATACCCCGATTATTGAAGGACCCCCCGACCACCCCTTCGACTATTACCTTAAC CTCACTGAAATCGCCGTCAACAACGCATCCGTTTACACACCTTCAAAACAGAGAGAAGGAGGGGAACCGGGATTTGTCATTGACGTGGGAGCCACGGTCACCCTCTTGTACAAGGAAGCTTACATCCGGGTGAAGGATGCTGTGATGGAATATCTTTCCAGTAACTTCGGACTGTATCCGGTTTACCCCTCCCGCCCCGTGTCCAAACCCCCAACTTATGAGCTCTGTTATTACAACCAGGATCTCGAGTCCATCACCACGCTGGCATACCCGAACATTTCGTTCCATTTCGAAGGAGGAGCTGTGTTGCAGCTGCCAGAATCCCAAGCCTTCCACAACTTTGTGGATGAGCTTCAAACGTGCTTGGTAATGATCCCCAAGACTGGGACAGAGCCAAGCCGGCTGGGTGCATCGCAGCAAAGAGGGTGGAGATTCACTTACGATCTCCTCCAATCGGAGCTGTCTTCCGCTCCAATTGGGTGTTGA
- the LOC126593777 gene encoding protein IQ-DOMAIN 2-like, translating to MGKKGWFSSVKKALSPDSKEKKEQRSDKSKKKWFGKQKYPEFESTSYQPSTILPPLPPREEVKLTNAENEQNNDAYSVPVATTVSTTAVAEPVVSLAPPTQAAVEVVRLPTITQYAGKSREEVAAIKIQTAFRGYLARRALRALRGLVRLKSLIEGPVVKRQATNTLRCMQTLSRVQSQIRSRRIRMLEENQALQRQLLLKHAKELETLRLGDEWDDSIQSKEQVEANLLSKHEATMRRERALAYAFSHQKNGKNTTKSVNPMFMDPSNPTWGWSWLERWMAARPWESRGMTDKDMQDDHASVKSASRGMSAGEINKSYARYLLNSDKQSPTASEKPSHPGFRSPSTPSRPASKVARKLKPAASPRGSRVLDDDTKSMVSVQSTQFRRHSIAGSSVRDDESLDSSPAVPSYMVPTKSARAKSRLQSPAEKNGITEKDSPPESAKKRLSFPASPARPRRHSGPPRVDSSIITENKTTDIGVES from the exons ATGGGGAAGAAAGGTTGGTTTTCTTCAGTAAAGAAAGCTCTGAGCCCTGATTCCAAGGAGAAGAAAGAACAG agatCAGATAAATCGAAGAAGAAATGGTTTGGGAAGCAAAAGTACCCGGAATTCGAGTCTACCTCTTATCAACCATCCACTATATTGCCACCTCTTCCGCCACGAGAAGAGGTGAAATTAACCAATGCGGAGAATGAGCAGAATAATGATGCTTACTCTGTTCCAGTCGCCACCACAGTGTCCACCACTGCAGTGGCTGAGCCTGTGGTTTCTCTGGCTCCTCCGACTCAAGCGGCTGTGGAGGTCGTCAGACTCCCTACAATTACTCAGTATGCTGGGAAATCAAGGGAGGAAGTGGCAGCTATCAAAATTCAAACCGCATTTCGAGGATACCTG GCAAGAAGGGCATTGAGGGCTTTAAGAGGGCTGGTTAGGCTGAAATCATTGATAGAGGGGCCTGTTGTGAAACGGCAAGCCACAAATACCCTCCGATGCATGCAGACTCTATCTCGTGTGCAATCTCAGATACGTTCCAGGAGGATTAGGATGTTAGAAGAGAATCAGGCTCTGCAAAGGCAACTCCTACTAAAACATGCAAAAGAGCTTGAAACTTTGCGG CTCGGGGATGAATGGGATGATAGCATACAGTCGAAGGAGCAAGTTGAAGCTAACCTATTAAGCAAACACGAGGCAACGATGAGAAGGGAAAGAGCACTTGCTTATGCATTTTCTCATCAG AAAAACGGGAAGAATACTACGAAATCTGTAAACCCTATGTTCATGGATCCAAGCAATCCCACCTGGGGTTGGAGCTGGTTGGAAAGGTGGATGGCTGCCCGGCCTTGGGAGAGTCGTGGCATGACGGATAAAGACATGCAAGACGACCATGCATCTGTAAAGAGTGCAAGTCGCGGCATGTCTGCTGGAGAAATTAATAAGTCCTATGCTCGCTACCTCCTGAATTCTGACAAGCAATCCCCAACAGCCAGTGAAAAGCCAAGCCATCCTGGATTCCGGTCCCCTTCAACTCCTTCCAGGCCAGCTTCAAAAGTAGCTCGAAAGTTAAAGCCAGCAGCAAGCCCAAGGGGCAGTAGGGTGCTGGATGATGACACGAAAAGCATGGTGAGTGTCCAATCAACTCAGTTTAGGAGGCACAGCATTGCTGGCTCCTCAGTGAGGGATGACGAAAGCCTAGATAGTTCTCCAGCAGTTCCGAGTTACATGGTACCAACTAAATCTGCAAGAGCTAAGTCCAGGCTGCAGAGCCCAGCAGAGAAGAATGGGATCACTGAGAAGGACTCGCCGCCTGAGTCAGCTAAGAAACGGCTGTCTTTCCCAGCCTCCCCCGCTCGACCAAGGCGGCATTCTGGTCCACCAAGGGTTGACAGCAGTATAATTACAGAAAATAAAACGACCGATATTGGAGTCGAAAGCTAA